From a single Aggregatilinea lenta genomic region:
- a CDS encoding alpha-L-rhamnosidase — protein MKITQLKTNQIVNPLGFAIDKPTFSWIVEDTADTFQTAAQVLVSRDGAFDQVIFDSGKVDGSGIDSLAYRPPVALESRTRYFWKARLWGETESAESDAAWFETSKMGEGWQAEWITPDCEDNTLHPILYRQFDLPSRAVNARAYICGLGLYHFELNGEKVGDEVFTPYCNAYDQWIQYQTFDITSQLAVGSNLISVMLGNGWYKGRYGADKGVVGFYGDRFALICELHITLENGDDLIVTTDPAWKVQPSPVIESDIFDGEMVDARIKKTPSADHSFGVKPIDLDKTRLEARRSLPVCINEEIEPVAVIHTPAGETVLDMGQNMTGWLRFRTSAPSGTRIHLQFGEVLQGGNFFRDNLRTAKAEYTYIADGTDAVVEPYFTFFGFRYVKISGWTGDLNLDDFTGCVIYSKMDLTGEIETSNAKVNQLIKNALWSQKGNFLDIPTDCPQRDERLGWTGDIQVFSGTACFNMDAAAFLAKFAYDLGKEQTKTGGMVPHIVPMVNLNKGGSTAWGDVATILPWTLYEFYGDVDILDQQFESMRAWVDYIKTIDESSGGKRLWTEGLHFGDWLSLDIPVHPDPRRGGTPHDFIASAFYCYSAELVAKAARLLGKAEHAEAYAQLSAEVKAAIQTEYFTATGRLAVPTQTGYVLALFMDLVPDAFREQVKDDFIARLRKDNAHLQTGFVGTPYLCRVLSNIGANDLAYTLLLNEDYPSWLYAVNLGATTIWERWNSLNPDGSISSTGMNSLNHYAYGSIVEWMVRDMCGLNPSSGADALTGFRAARIAPKPDKSLQWVRARYRSAAGFYESGWHIDEAGHLTIKIAIPFNASAAVVLPGARVGEISINGHPMHDGEQIGDSVELTLATGNYTFEYFIRDKAVRA, from the coding sequence GTGAAAATAACCCAGCTTAAGACAAATCAGATTGTAAATCCTCTAGGTTTCGCCATCGACAAACCCACCTTTTCCTGGATCGTCGAGGATACCGCCGATACGTTTCAGACTGCCGCGCAGGTCCTGGTCAGCCGTGACGGAGCCTTCGATCAGGTCATATTTGACAGCGGCAAGGTCGATGGGTCTGGCATCGACAGTCTGGCGTACCGACCGCCGGTCGCGCTTGAATCCCGGACTCGCTACTTCTGGAAGGCCAGGCTCTGGGGCGAAACCGAAAGCGCCGAAAGCGACGCGGCCTGGTTCGAGACCTCGAAGATGGGCGAGGGCTGGCAGGCGGAATGGATCACCCCCGATTGCGAAGACAACACGCTCCATCCGATTCTGTACCGGCAGTTCGATCTTCCTTCACGAGCGGTCAACGCGCGGGCGTATATCTGTGGGTTAGGGCTGTATCACTTTGAGTTGAATGGCGAGAAGGTCGGCGACGAAGTCTTCACGCCTTACTGCAACGCCTATGACCAGTGGATTCAGTATCAAACATTTGATATCACCAGCCAGCTAGCGGTCGGTTCGAATCTGATTTCCGTCATGCTGGGCAACGGCTGGTACAAGGGACGTTACGGTGCAGATAAGGGCGTCGTGGGATTTTACGGGGATCGGTTTGCCCTGATCTGCGAGTTACATATCACACTGGAAAACGGGGACGACCTGATTGTCACTACCGATCCCGCCTGGAAAGTCCAGCCCTCCCCGGTCATCGAGAGCGACATATTCGACGGCGAAATGGTTGATGCCCGAATCAAAAAGACCCCATCGGCAGATCACTCCTTTGGCGTAAAACCGATCGATCTCGACAAGACCCGGTTGGAGGCCCGACGGTCCCTCCCGGTATGTATCAACGAAGAGATCGAGCCTGTGGCGGTGATCCATACCCCGGCTGGTGAAACCGTGCTGGATATGGGGCAGAACATGACAGGCTGGCTTCGCTTCAGAACGAGCGCTCCGTCAGGCACACGCATTCATCTCCAGTTCGGTGAGGTGCTGCAAGGGGGTAATTTCTTCCGCGATAACCTGCGCACAGCGAAAGCGGAATACACCTATATCGCTGATGGCACCGACGCGGTGGTTGAGCCGTACTTCACCTTTTTCGGCTTCCGGTACGTCAAGATTTCGGGCTGGACGGGCGATCTCAACCTGGACGACTTCACCGGCTGCGTGATTTATTCGAAGATGGACCTCACCGGCGAGATCGAGACGTCGAACGCGAAGGTGAACCAGCTTATCAAGAATGCGCTGTGGAGCCAGAAGGGGAACTTCCTCGACATCCCAACCGACTGCCCGCAGCGCGATGAGCGGCTGGGGTGGACCGGCGACATACAGGTCTTTTCCGGTACGGCTTGCTTCAATATGGATGCTGCGGCATTCCTTGCCAAATTCGCGTATGACTTGGGGAAAGAGCAAACCAAGACGGGCGGGATGGTCCCGCACATCGTGCCGATGGTTAACCTGAACAAAGGCGGTTCGACGGCCTGGGGAGATGTGGCGACGATTCTGCCGTGGACCCTGTATGAGTTCTATGGTGACGTCGATATTCTGGACCAACAGTTTGAGAGCATGCGCGCCTGGGTGGATTACATCAAAACCATCGATGAGTCATCCGGTGGCAAACGGTTGTGGACGGAAGGGCTGCACTTTGGCGATTGGCTCTCCCTGGATATCCCTGTCCACCCTGATCCGCGCCGGGGCGGAACGCCCCACGATTTTATTGCCTCGGCATTTTACTGCTATTCGGCGGAACTGGTAGCAAAGGCCGCCCGCTTGCTCGGCAAAGCGGAACATGCTGAAGCCTACGCGCAGCTGTCCGCAGAAGTCAAGGCGGCGATTCAAACCGAATACTTTACCGCAACCGGACGGTTGGCCGTGCCCACGCAGACCGGCTATGTGCTGGCGCTGTTTATGGATTTGGTGCCAGATGCTTTCCGCGAGCAGGTGAAAGACGATTTCATCGCAAGACTTAGAAAGGACAACGCACATCTACAGACCGGTTTTGTTGGCACACCCTATCTCTGCCGGGTACTTTCGAATATCGGAGCCAATGACCTGGCTTACACACTGCTGCTCAACGAGGATTATCCGTCGTGGTTGTATGCTGTCAACCTGGGCGCGACGACCATCTGGGAGCGGTGGAATTCCCTCAACCCCGACGGTTCGATCAGCTCAACGGGGATGAACTCGCTCAACCACTACGCGTATGGCTCCATCGTCGAATGGATGGTCCGCGACATGTGTGGGCTAAACCCGTCTTCAGGTGCGGACGCGCTTACCGGCTTCCGTGCTGCCAGGATCGCACCCAAACCGGATAAATCGCTCCAATGGGTCAGGGCACGCTATCGTTCGGCAGCCGGATTTTACGAAAGCGGCTGGCATATCGACGAGGCAGGACATCTCACCATCAAAATCGCTATCCCCTTCAATGCATCGGCTGCGGTCGTACTCCCCGGCGCACGCGTGGGTGAGATATCCATCAACGGCCACCCGATGCACGACGGCGAGCAGATCGGTGACAGCGTGGAATTGACTCTGGCCACAGGTAATTACACGTTTGAGTATTTTATTCGGGACAAGGCTGTTCGGGCTTAG
- a CDS encoding Gfo/Idh/MocA family protein has protein sequence MSDTKRFAVVGTGGRAGMFIQAITDTYRASCELVALCDLSQTRMNWHNQQIQTRWGAAPVPTYHADQFDRMIGDTRPDTVIVVTIDATHHRYINRAMELGCDVITEKPMTTDAEKARSIFDTIDRTGKKLTVTFNYRYAPAFTKLRELLMQGVVGRPLSVDFSWLLDTYHGADYFRRWHREKQNSGGLLVHKATHHFDLVNWWIDSYPDEVFAFGDLLFYGKQNAAARDETYAYDRYTGVPAASEDPFALFLDQDAALQGLYLEAETDNGYIRDRNVFGEPITIEDTMAVTARYRNGVILSYCLVAYSPWEGLKVAITGTKGRVELNVVENVNLVSGQGESRDLQASKGPFKQAGIRVFPMFGEGYDVPFSSANGGGHGGADPILLEQLFSPEPPPDPFNRAASHVDGAASIMLGIAANRAMEINQPVRIDDLFYLPKKADAGVKVVSP, from the coding sequence GTGAGCGACACAAAACGCTTTGCAGTGGTTGGTACGGGGGGTCGCGCGGGTATGTTTATCCAGGCGATCACGGACACATATCGCGCGTCGTGCGAGCTGGTTGCACTCTGTGATTTGAGTCAAACGCGGATGAACTGGCACAATCAGCAGATCCAGACGCGATGGGGTGCTGCGCCTGTGCCGACTTATCATGCCGATCAATTTGACCGGATGATCGGCGACACGCGCCCTGATACGGTGATCGTTGTTACGATCGACGCAACCCACCACCGGTATATCAATCGAGCGATGGAACTGGGGTGTGACGTCATCACCGAAAAACCGATGACGACCGACGCGGAAAAAGCCCGCTCCATCTTTGATACGATTGACCGCACGGGGAAAAAGCTCACCGTCACCTTCAATTACCGTTATGCTCCAGCCTTCACCAAACTTCGCGAGCTGCTGATGCAAGGCGTCGTGGGGCGTCCCCTGAGCGTGGATTTTTCCTGGCTGCTCGACACCTATCATGGCGCGGACTATTTCCGGCGCTGGCATCGTGAAAAGCAAAATTCCGGCGGGTTGCTGGTCCACAAGGCCACACACCATTTCGATCTCGTCAACTGGTGGATCGATTCCTATCCCGACGAGGTATTTGCGTTCGGTGACCTGTTGTTTTACGGCAAGCAGAACGCTGCCGCACGCGACGAAACGTATGCCTACGACCGCTATACGGGCGTACCGGCGGCGAGCGAAGACCCGTTCGCATTGTTCCTTGACCAGGATGCCGCGCTGCAAGGCCTGTATCTCGAAGCAGAAACGGATAACGGCTACATCCGGGATCGTAACGTATTTGGCGAACCGATCACGATTGAAGACACGATGGCGGTCACCGCCCGCTACCGCAACGGCGTGATCCTGTCCTACTGCCTCGTCGCTTATAGTCCGTGGGAAGGGTTGAAGGTCGCCATCACAGGGACGAAAGGGCGTGTCGAACTGAACGTGGTCGAAAACGTCAACCTCGTCTCCGGCCAGGGGGAATCGCGCGATCTCCAGGCCAGCAAGGGGCCGTTCAAACAGGCGGGGATTCGCGTGTTCCCGATGTTTGGCGAGGGTTACGACGTCCCGTTTTCGTCCGCGAATGGGGGCGGTCACGGCGGCGCGGACCCGATTCTACTGGAGCAGTTGTTTTCGCCTGAGCCGCCGCCCGATCCGTTTAATCGAGCCGCCTCGCACGTCGATGGAGCCGCGTCGATCATGTTGGGCATCGCCGCGAATCGTGCGATGGAGATCAACCAGCCGGTACGGATTGACGATCTCTTTTACCTGCCCAAGAAGGCTGACGCCGGTGTTAAGGTCGTCTCACCGTAG
- a CDS encoding LacI family DNA-binding transcriptional regulator: MSTKKGRRPTIQDVARESGVSYGTVSRVINSHPEVAAETRARVQRVIKKMGYQRNLGAQMLTTHQSNIIEIIVVDVHFGIELPRMGQFVNEAGYSTLYSECTLADFALTLDKAAARLVDGIILYAPKLKISDADLLAMSHGIPIVRRDYVLDSKLTWVGYSQQHATRLAVQHLIDQGHQRIAEITGSLEFINPRLRHDTWLSIVSSQGLEPGPSYAGDYSTFSKAMKTGHEAVCEFLERGEAFTAITVVNDHAAMGALFALHEHGLRVPDDVSIVSFDDDPIASYLIPPLTTVRFDFDIQNKLASQFLLEQINDPSYRHHQHVLIPDLIVRKSVQPPR, translated from the coding sequence ATGTCCACGAAGAAAGGCAGGCGACCCACGATCCAGGATGTTGCCCGCGAATCCGGCGTATCGTACGGCACCGTATCTCGCGTGATCAATAGCCACCCGGAGGTTGCGGCTGAGACGCGCGCGCGCGTGCAGCGGGTAATCAAAAAGATGGGCTATCAGCGCAACCTCGGCGCGCAAATGCTCACGACCCACCAGTCAAATATCATTGAAATCATCGTGGTAGATGTCCATTTCGGGATCGAATTGCCACGAATGGGACAGTTCGTCAATGAAGCCGGCTATTCCACCCTCTACTCGGAATGTACCCTGGCAGATTTTGCCCTGACCCTGGACAAGGCGGCGGCGCGGCTCGTCGATGGCATCATTCTGTACGCCCCCAAATTAAAGATATCCGATGCAGACCTCCTGGCGATGAGTCATGGCATTCCTATCGTGCGGCGTGACTATGTGCTCGATTCGAAGCTGACATGGGTAGGGTATAGCCAGCAGCACGCCACGCGTTTGGCAGTCCAACACCTGATCGATCAGGGACACCAGCGGATCGCGGAGATTACCGGATCGTTGGAGTTTATCAATCCTCGTTTGCGCCATGATACGTGGCTCAGCATCGTGTCGTCGCAAGGCTTAGAACCTGGACCAAGTTACGCCGGGGACTATTCCACGTTCTCCAAAGCCATGAAGACGGGCCATGAGGCTGTTTGTGAATTTCTGGAACGGGGAGAAGCGTTTACGGCGATTACGGTCGTGAACGACCATGCCGCAATGGGGGCGCTATTTGCTTTGCACGAACATGGATTGCGGGTTCCTGACGATGTATCCATTGTCAGTTTCGATGATGACCCGATTGCATCGTACCTGATCCCGCCCCTGACGACGGTTCGCTTCGACTTCGATATACAAAACAAGCTGGCGTCTCAGTTTCTGCTTGAACAGATTAACGACCCGAGCTACAGACATCATCAACACGTGTTGATACCCGATCTGATCGTACGCAAGAGTGTCCAGCCGCCCAGGTAA
- a CDS encoding carbohydrate ABC transporter permease translates to MFLTPWLLGFLVLTLYPMLYSLGLSLTDYDFTQPDSTHWIGFANYQKMFGSAFGQSEFTASTGETVRVDPYYMKSLSVTFTYVFVSVPLKLIVALGVAVLMNQKLRGVSFYRAVYYIPTLLGGSVAIAVLWRKLFEKDGLVNGILGTIGFSDLPGWITNPQYSLWTLILLTVWQFGSSMIIFLAGLKQIPQEYYEAASVDGASKVRQFFAITIPLLSPVILFNLVMQMIYAFQAFTQAYIIGGGRGGVLNSTLFYTLHLYIQGWTYHEMGYASAMAWVLLLIIGGITAVIFLSSKWWVSYGTGE, encoded by the coding sequence ATGTTCCTCACGCCATGGCTGCTGGGGTTCCTCGTATTGACGCTTTACCCCATGCTGTACTCGCTAGGACTCAGTCTCACGGACTATGACTTCACACAGCCCGATTCCACGCATTGGATCGGGTTTGCCAACTATCAGAAAATGTTCGGGTCGGCGTTCGGGCAGTCCGAGTTCACCGCGTCCACGGGCGAGACAGTTCGCGTGGACCCATACTACATGAAATCGCTGTCCGTGACGTTTACCTATGTGTTCGTGTCCGTGCCGCTGAAGCTGATCGTCGCGCTCGGCGTGGCGGTGCTGATGAACCAGAAACTCCGGGGAGTGTCGTTTTATCGCGCCGTGTACTACATCCCCACGCTGCTCGGCGGCTCAGTCGCAATCGCGGTCCTGTGGAGGAAGCTGTTCGAGAAAGACGGCCTGGTGAACGGCATACTGGGGACGATCGGCTTCAGCGATCTGCCCGGCTGGATCACCAACCCGCAGTACTCTCTCTGGACGCTTATTCTGCTGACGGTGTGGCAGTTCGGCTCGTCGATGATCATCTTCCTGGCCGGGCTGAAGCAAATCCCGCAGGAGTATTACGAAGCGGCAAGTGTGGACGGGGCGAGCAAGGTACGGCAGTTTTTCGCCATTACCATTCCCCTGCTCTCGCCGGTAATTCTCTTTAACCTCGTCATGCAGATGATATATGCGTTCCAGGCGTTCACCCAGGCCTATATCATCGGCGGCGGCAGGGGCGGCGTACTCAACTCCACACTGTTCTACACCCTCCACCTGTACATTCAAGGCTGGACCTACCACGAGATGGGCTACGCGTCCGCGATGGCGTGGGTGCTGCTGCTCATCATCGGAGGCATCACGGCGGTGATCTTCCTGTCGTCGAAGTGGTGGGTGTCATATGGGACCGGGGAATAG
- a CDS encoding carbohydrate ABC transporter permease, giving the protein MKTSTILRHSLTHLFIIALGVLMIYPIVWMIISSFKPNNMIFSDTGLIPKAVTIDNYVSGWKGYAGTTFGKFFANSLFICSVAIVGNVISCAMAAYAFARLKFAGKRFWFVVMMATLMLPGHVTLVPRYILFNTFGWVGTYLPILVPKFLATDAFFVFLLVQFIRGLPKEIEEAAIIDGCGKVGVFLRIIVPLAAPALVTTALFTFLWTWDDFFNHLLYLTRPDTFTVSRALRTFVGDAGAVSNWGGALAMSTLSIIPAFILFFSLQRYFVQGITTTGLKG; this is encoded by the coding sequence ATGAAAACCAGCACGATTCTGAGGCATTCTTTGACACACCTGTTCATCATCGCCCTGGGCGTGCTGATGATCTATCCCATCGTCTGGATGATCATTAGCTCGTTCAAGCCCAACAACATGATTTTCAGCGACACGGGACTTATCCCCAAAGCCGTAACCATTGACAACTACGTCTCCGGGTGGAAGGGCTACGCGGGCACGACCTTCGGGAAGTTCTTCGCTAACTCGCTCTTCATTTGCAGCGTGGCCATCGTCGGGAATGTCATCTCCTGCGCGATGGCGGCGTACGCGTTCGCGCGGCTCAAATTCGCGGGCAAGCGCTTCTGGTTCGTGGTAATGATGGCCACGCTGATGCTGCCAGGGCACGTCACGCTCGTGCCGCGCTACATCCTGTTCAACACCTTCGGATGGGTGGGCACGTACCTCCCGATCCTCGTGCCGAAATTCCTGGCGACGGACGCGTTCTTCGTGTTTCTACTCGTGCAGTTCATACGCGGCCTGCCGAAAGAGATCGAGGAGGCGGCGATCATCGATGGGTGCGGAAAAGTCGGGGTCTTCCTGCGTATCATCGTGCCGCTCGCAGCCCCCGCCCTGGTGACAACCGCGCTGTTCACGTTCCTGTGGACGTGGGACGACTTTTTTAACCACCTGCTGTACCTCACGAGGCCGGATACGTTTACCGTCTCGCGGGCGCTGCGCACGTTCGTCGGCGACGCGGGCGCGGTATCCAACTGGGGCGGCGCGCTGGCGATGTCCACGCTGTCGATCATTCCCGCCTTTATCTTGTTCTTCTCTCTGCAGCGGTATTTCGTGCAAGGGATCACGACCACGGGCCTGAAGGGTTAG
- a CDS encoding ABC transporter substrate-binding protein, with translation MRKFYTITIVALLAAMLLATIPPTVAQTDSDGLPAYTGGPAELRFSWWGNDDRAERTMQVIDLFEAAYPDITVVGEPNGGAGDHFQILDTQLAASDAPDVIQFGGNWPDYVQYLEPLNDYLGAQLLIDTPETFDQAALVPATDADGNLYAISLGTNTLVLAYNKTMIEAAGVDLPADNMSWEELVAYGAELKAALPDGVAPFVDNSMNQANYLSYFYTQQGTPIWTLDDGGTSYATVESAQAWLQMWADMRDEGLIPDADTTYTYTEDGPDSSAFVAGKAAINLIWSNQAAAYQAAMTDELGMTTLPTGGEPAYAIQMSQYLAINANGENKEAAALFINFFVTSPEAGAILETNRGVPSSPVVRQSITDQATDIDAAVYRIYDSVSDRTVPQGPNLPNDQEFVNELELIGQQVAYGQSSVEQAAEDLQALIERLAVK, from the coding sequence ATGCGGAAATTTTATACCATCACGATCGTAGCCCTGCTCGCGGCAATGCTCTTGGCGACCATCCCGCCGACCGTGGCGCAGACCGACTCCGACGGACTCCCCGCTTACACGGGCGGTCCTGCCGAACTCCGCTTTAGTTGGTGGGGCAACGACGACCGCGCCGAAAGAACCATGCAGGTTATCGATCTGTTCGAGGCTGCGTATCCCGATATCACCGTCGTAGGTGAGCCTAATGGCGGCGCGGGCGACCATTTCCAGATTCTCGACACACAGCTCGCGGCCAGCGATGCCCCGGACGTGATCCAGTTCGGCGGCAACTGGCCCGATTACGTGCAGTACCTCGAACCGCTGAACGACTATCTCGGCGCGCAGCTCCTGATCGACACCCCGGAGACGTTTGACCAGGCGGCGCTCGTCCCCGCGACGGACGCCGACGGCAATCTGTATGCGATCAGCCTGGGCACGAACACGCTCGTCCTGGCCTACAATAAGACGATGATCGAGGCGGCAGGCGTCGACCTGCCTGCGGATAATATGTCCTGGGAAGAACTTGTCGCCTACGGCGCGGAACTTAAGGCGGCTCTCCCCGATGGCGTCGCGCCCTTCGTGGACAACAGCATGAACCAGGCGAACTACCTCAGCTATTTCTACACACAGCAAGGCACGCCGATCTGGACTCTGGACGACGGCGGTACCTCCTATGCGACGGTTGAGTCCGCCCAGGCATGGCTCCAGATGTGGGCCGATATGCGCGACGAGGGTCTGATCCCCGACGCGGACACCACCTACACCTACACCGAAGACGGGCCAGACAGCTCGGCATTCGTGGCGGGCAAAGCGGCTATCAATTTAATCTGGAGCAACCAGGCGGCGGCCTATCAGGCGGCCATGACTGACGAACTGGGCATGACCACGCTCCCCACCGGCGGCGAACCTGCGTACGCCATCCAGATGAGCCAGTACCTGGCCATCAATGCGAACGGCGAGAACAAGGAAGCAGCGGCCCTATTCATCAACTTCTTCGTGACCAGCCCCGAAGCGGGCGCGATCCTCGAAACCAATCGTGGTGTGCCGTCCTCGCCGGTAGTGCGCCAGTCTATCACAGACCAGGCCACGGATATCGACGCAGCAGTTTACCGGATCTACGATTCAGTATCCGATCGCACGGTCCCGCAAGGCCCGAACCTCCCGAACGACCAGGAGTTCGTGAACGAGCTGGAACTGATCGGTCAGCAGGTCGCGTACGGGCAGTCCTCGGTTGAGCAGGCCGCTGAGGACTTGCAGGCACTGATCGAGCGTCTGGCGGTCAAGTAA
- the gtfA gene encoding sucrose phosphorylase → MKNQVHLIAYPNRLGGSALEDLGKVLAGPFEGLFAGVHILPFFLPVDGADAGFDPIDHRTVDPQVGTWQDIQALGKRIDITADLIVNHISAESPQFEDFLQRGDASPYGEIFLTYHDVFPQGATEQELAKIYRPRPGLPFTKLLVEGTPRLLWTTFTGEQVDINVNSGAGWKYLQSIMDVFAKHGVRTVRLDAVGYARKKQGTSCFMIPETYEFIQKLSREARSRGMEVLVEIHSHYQSQIAIAKQVDRVYDFALPPLILHAIYRGTSQYLKRWLEVSPRNAVTVLDTHDGIGVIDVGPEIVDGVYVDGILPESEIHELVETIHQRSHGESLKATGASASNLDLYQVNCTFYDALGGSDGDYLLARALQFFAPGIPQVYYVGMLAGHNDVALLEKTGVGRDINRHAFSEAEVLRQMQLPVVKGLCRLIRFRNSHPAFKGEFRILDSRSDSALRIRWSAEAKWAELDVDFQARTFRITYSEAGENSVLDSSTIMDPRASNGKEFPT, encoded by the coding sequence ATGAAAAACCAAGTGCATTTGATCGCATACCCGAATCGCCTGGGCGGTTCTGCGTTGGAAGATCTCGGCAAGGTCCTGGCAGGACCCTTCGAGGGGTTGTTTGCCGGGGTGCATATTCTGCCTTTTTTCCTGCCCGTCGATGGGGCGGATGCAGGATTCGATCCCATCGATCACCGGACGGTCGATCCGCAGGTGGGGACATGGCAGGATATTCAGGCGCTGGGAAAACGGATCGATATCACTGCCGATCTCATCGTAAACCACATCTCCGCCGAATCCCCGCAGTTTGAGGATTTTCTTCAACGGGGAGACGCCTCTCCGTATGGGGAGATATTCTTGACGTACCACGACGTGTTCCCGCAGGGCGCGACGGAACAGGAACTTGCCAAAATCTACCGGCCACGCCCCGGATTACCGTTCACCAAACTCCTGGTCGAAGGAACGCCACGCTTGTTGTGGACTACATTTACCGGCGAGCAGGTGGACATCAATGTCAATTCCGGGGCGGGTTGGAAATATCTGCAATCGATCATGGACGTCTTTGCGAAACATGGCGTGCGGACGGTGCGATTGGATGCGGTCGGGTATGCCCGCAAAAAGCAGGGCACCAGTTGCTTCATGATCCCGGAGACGTACGAGTTTATCCAGAAGCTTTCCCGCGAGGCGAGATCAAGAGGCATGGAAGTGTTGGTGGAAATTCACTCGCACTACCAGAGCCAGATTGCCATCGCAAAGCAGGTGGACCGTGTCTATGATTTCGCTCTGCCGCCCTTGATATTGCACGCCATATATCGGGGCACATCCCAGTATTTAAAGCGTTGGCTCGAAGTCAGCCCGCGAAACGCCGTAACGGTCCTGGACACCCATGACGGCATCGGCGTGATTGATGTCGGCCCGGAGATCGTGGACGGCGTCTACGTCGATGGAATCCTCCCTGAGAGCGAAATCCACGAACTGGTGGAAACCATTCACCAGCGAAGCCACGGTGAGAGCCTGAAGGCGACAGGCGCGTCAGCCAGCAACCTGGATCTGTATCAGGTCAACTGCACCTTTTATGACGCGCTGGGGGGAAGTGACGGCGACTATTTGTTGGCGCGCGCGCTGCAATTCTTTGCGCCAGGGATACCACAAGTGTACTACGTCGGCATGCTGGCGGGACACAACGACGTTGCTCTGTTGGAGAAGACCGGGGTGGGGCGTGATATCAACCGGCACGCATTCTCCGAGGCGGAAGTTCTCCGGCAAATGCAGTTGCCCGTGGTGAAAGGGCTATGCCGCCTGATCCGGTTTCGGAATTCTCACCCGGCGTTTAAGGGCGAATTCCGCATCCTGGATTCCCGCTCCGATTCGGCCTTACGCATTCGTTGGTCGGCAGAAGCGAAATGGGCGGAACTGGACGTTGATTTTCAGGCGCGGACATTCCGTATCACCTATTCGGAAGCGGGTGAAAACAGCGTGTTGGATTCGAGCACCATCATGGACCCACGAGCATCAAATGGTAAGGAATTCCCAACCTGA
- a CDS encoding carbohydrate ABC transporter permease: MTIARSELWGGRALLIGLMTITILPFISIFMTALHPSGTVPGGLDWPSDPQWGNFVEAFKVAEMPALLASSTFIVLAVVPISLAISTMAGFAIGHLRIPGSRMLLFLFVFGLTLPFGGIIVPLYYLERDMGIYNTRLAIVLPLIGLYMPFAVFWMRAHFVNMPTEISEAARVDGATTWGLFWRIHLPLARAPMLSLGILMAVWTWNQFLIALVLVEDPTQRTMAGALGAFQGHYATDVPLLCAGTILIVLPTLVLFILFQRQMISALLQGSVKG, encoded by the coding sequence ATGACGATTGCTCGTAGTGAGCTTTGGGGAGGCCGGGCGCTGCTCATTGGGCTGATGACGATCACGATTCTGCCCTTCATCAGCATCTTCATGACCGCGCTGCATCCGTCGGGGACGGTGCCCGGCGGGCTTGACTGGCCCTCGGACCCGCAGTGGGGCAACTTCGTGGAAGCGTTCAAAGTCGCGGAGATGCCCGCGCTGCTCGCGTCGAGCACGTTTATCGTCCTCGCCGTCGTGCCTATATCCCTTGCCATCTCGACGATGGCTGGCTTTGCCATCGGCCACCTGCGCATTCCTGGTTCGCGCATGCTCCTGTTTCTGTTCGTGTTCGGGCTGACGCTGCCCTTCGGAGGGATCATCGTCCCGCTCTACTATCTCGAGCGTGACATGGGCATCTACAACACCCGGCTCGCGATCGTGCTGCCGCTGATCGGCTTGTACATGCCGTTCGCTGTGTTCTGGATGCGCGCGCATTTCGTCAACATGCCAACCGAGATCTCGGAGGCGGCCCGCGTCGATGGCGCGACCACCTGGGGCCTGTTCTGGCGTATCCACCTCCCGCTTGCGCGGGCGCCCATGTTGTCGCTTGGAATTCTCATGGCGGTCTGGACGTGGAACCAGTTCCTTATCGCGCTCGTGCTCGTCGAGGACCCAACGCAGCGAACGATGGCCGGTGCGCTGGGCGCGTTCCAGGGCCACTATGCGACGGATGTTCCCCTGCTGTGTGCTGGTACAATCCTGATTGTGCTGCCCACTCTCGTGCTCTTTATCCTGTTCCAGCGCCAGATGATCTCGGCGCTGCTCCAAGGCTCCGTCAAGGGATAA